One window of Acipenser ruthenus chromosome 52, fAciRut3.2 maternal haplotype, whole genome shotgun sequence genomic DNA carries:
- the LOC131722940 gene encoding immunoglobulin superfamily member 1-like, with translation MPWNIKVVMLFFALGDMLLVSTEPVRTAIIQIGKASVVEGEKVEFKCVTSAVHGEQPENKEMNWFHLYKNREKISSLPKPGGTGAVTFIKQDIRKNDAGDYTCMYGNENPGDVKNISHGSSVYLNVQELSYQLTLQLDKHNQMEGMDVSFQCIIPVEFRDAIGKEGFFHLYKNGSLVVSQHDPKGISAVKFSIKKVKRSDTGNYTCVYGKEKLVNSANSKRSRPVYLHVTGDMTTPTTSIKTQQTNETGKWGQHFQLQNESTSFVYPQNGRNRLE, from the exons ATGCCTTGGAATATAAAAGTTGTCATGCTAT tttttgcacttggagacatgctgctggtttcgacag agCCAGTTCGCACAGCAATAATTCAAATTGGGAAAGCATCTGTAGTGGAAGGGGAGAAGGTTGAATTCAAATGTGTAACATCAGCTGTGCACGGAGAACAACCAGAGAACAAGGAGATgaattggttccatttatataaaaacagagagaagatcaGCTCACTGCCAAAGCCCGGAGGAACGggagctgtcacatttataaaacaagacatcagaaagaatgaCGCTGGAGactatacctgcatgtatggaaatgAGAATCCTGGAGACGTGAAAAACATCAGCCATGGTTCTTCAGTTTATCTCAACGTACAAG agtTAAGCTATCAGCTCACACTTCAGCTGGACAAACACAACCAAATGGAAGGAATGGATGTATCATTTCAATGTATAATACCAGTTGAATTCAGAGATGCAATAGGAAAAGAGGGTTTTTTCCATCTGTATAAAAATGGAAGCCTTGTCGTTTCACAACACGATCCCAAAGGCATATCAGCTGTCAAGTTTTCTATTAAAAAGGTTAAGAGgagtgatactggaaactacacctgtgtgtatggaaaagagaagcttgtgaactcagcaaacagcaaacgcagtcgcccagtctaccttcatgtgacag GAGATATGACAACTCCAACCACATCTATCAAGACCCAACAGACAAATGAGACAGGCAAGTGGGGCCAGCACTTTCAGCTCCAAAACGAGAGCACGAGCTTCGTTTATCCTCAGAATGGAAGAAATAGGCTTGAGTGA